From one Culex quinquefasciatus strain JHB chromosome 3, VPISU_Cqui_1.0_pri_paternal, whole genome shotgun sequence genomic stretch:
- the LOC6032823 gene encoding uncharacterized protein LOC6032823, which produces MASIVSRFLKRRFTLAALSIILYWILSSPYNTFETEIVLHGTKPEVVWEYVADFSKMKTLNPTILDFNIVKDHGNVHHWQYSVEYTERLSHWPYSKNVALGHFSVRKLPEAEGGQYSVASTHKTCFLLGLFCLNSEGEFKISYLNEHDTYCQETVKYQCPFLFGRFCRREVEYQRTAIMGNLQKHFKVKTH; this is translated from the exons ATGGCCAGCATCGTATCGCGATTCCTCAAACGCCGTTTCACACTTGCAGCATTGTCCATAATTTTATACTGGATACTTTCATCGCCGTACAACACGTTCGAAACCGAAATCGTCCTGCACGGGACCAAGCCGGAAGTCGTGTGGGAATACGTGGCCGATTTCAGCAAAATGAAAACCCTGAATCCCACCAT CTTGGATTTCAACATTGTGAAAGATCACGGCAACGTCCATCACTGGCAGTACTCGGTAGAGTATACGGAACGACTGTCCCACTGGCCGTACTCGAAAAACGTAGCACTTGGCCATTTCTCCGTGCGTAAGCTACCGGAAGCAGAGGGCGGACAGTATTCTGTGGCTTCAACTCATAAAACCTGCTTTCTTTTGGGACTGTTTTGCT taAACTCTGAAGGCGAATTCAAGATATCGTACCTCAACGAGCACGACACATACTGCCAGGAGACTGTGAAATATCAGTGTCCGTTTTTGTTTGGACGATTCTGCCGGCGAGAAGTGGAATATCAGCGAACGGCCATCATGGGAAACCTGCAAAAGCATTTCAAAGTAAAAACGCATTGA
- the LOC6032822 gene encoding uncharacterized protein LOC6032822 isoform X2: protein MEGPNLDHSTAIPGSVVEKLAPHQLEGIRIIHRGLAQNNGFILNDESGLGKTHQVIGYLSAVSASSDKIAIICSSLQRIHHWIYHIELLTKLDFTVAGENIGLSDYAYHQIVLTTSENFHLLSKQVAIKLLVIDETKGTKFDTALLKAIANFTTAKKLFLQSNSLIDDLPDFSTRLKICRVQYFAEILQDLINQILLSKRSPKKAQKLKLFFLTRSVYIRRFKSNYKRDLPLVEKGTFKSNLEAWKLARGFQIEPEAVPTQRFAEFTMDTIEAKKPVLEPFDGGEHATEADEDASLNRALIGEEGNEDVDAVEAATLVHKESEPLFDFEASTEDMPHLVVESSDSESKVSTCTVPEMPQGSPSRSPATNFEVPETESSSQKTEQQTDSEGYLEFGQALGCCNSESEISADTVIGKADHQPSILEEKYNFPIDRFLRRKSSSSSEAQIVSKESVAKSPAVFVSSSSSNGPAREKSPDLFTDTEDELDETAKKDSIDDTITKLLMKSPVDLDKTVSQPAPKFPKNNVSTPISKLIHAQLQTTPGSSTQDASSDDMFADVTVRKAADPNRTDVFEITDNNAFGNQILVHTERACMSPLQQDSESDVQFVSVVRQPDDPIEIVDLDTEVSTPKSQTGRNVHKTPSTTGSGGTPRGWLTKSSRHSSDGGSPRTPTNSKRSTKCRRSDHGSGSGFKRKKLDNWFQDDDDRGADGERASTSVNKRKSAPGGSGGGSRKVSPRKKCFQERVLHRFNQILVSPTGFDSDFE from the exons ATGGAAGGACCCAACCTGGACCACTCGACTGCGATTCCGGGATCGGTAGTGGAGAAATTGGCGCCCCATCAGCTCGAAGGAATTCGGATTATTCACCGCGGACTGGCACAG AATAACGGGTTTATTCTGAACGATGAatcaggcctggggaaaacgcACCAGGTAATCGGGTATTTATCGGCCGTAAGTGCAAGCTCTGATAAGATTGCAATAATCTGCAGCAGTTTGCAGAGGATACATCACTGGATTTATCACATTGAACTGCTTACTAAATTGGACTTTACTGTTGCTGGAGAAAACATTGGTTTATCAGATTATGCATATCATCAGATAGTTCTTACAACGAGCGAAAATTTCCATCTTCTATCTAAGCAAGTTGCAATCAAATTGCTCGTAATTGATGAAACAAAAGGAACCAAATTTGACACCGCGTTGCTCAAAGCAATAGCAAATTTTACCacggcgaaaaagttgtttctCCAAAGCAATAGTTTGATAGACGATCTCCCAGATTTTTCAACAAGACTGAAGATTTGCCGTGTGCAGTATTTTGCGGAAATACTGCAAGATTTAATTAACCAGATACTTCTATCGAAGCGATCGCCCAAAAAGGCGCAAAAGTTGAAGCTTTTCTTCCTGACCAGAAGTGTCTACATCCGGCGTTTCAAGTCAAACTACAAGCGAGATCTTCCTTTGGTCGAAAAGGGCACGTTCAAGTCTAACCTTGAGGCTTGGAAACTTGCAAGAGGATTCCAAATTGAACCCGAAGCCGTACCAACTCAAAGATTTGCTGAGTTCACCATGGACACCATTGAAGCGAAGAAACCCGTCTTGGAACCATTCGACGGAGGAGAACACGCGACTGAAGCCGACGAAGATGCTAGCTTGAATCGAGCACTGATTGGAGAGGAAGGCAACGAAGATGTCGATGCCGTGGAAGCAGCCACATTGGTTCATAAAGAGAGCGAACCGCTTTTCGATTTTGAAGCAAGCACGGAGGATATGCCACACTTGGTAGTGGAAAGCTCGGATTCCGAGAGCAAAGTGTCCACATGCACCGTTCCTGAGATGCCACAAG GCTCTCCATCCAGATCTCCGGCCACAAACTTTGAAGTACCTGAAACGGAATCATCCTCACAGAAGACTGAACAACAAACGGACTCGGAAGGCTACCTCGAGTTCGGACAGGCCCTGGGTTGTTGCAACTCGGAATCGGAAATTTCCGCGGATACAGTCATTGGCAAAGCCGATCACCAGCCCTCGATTCTAGAGGAAAAGTACAACTTTCCGATCGATCGTTTTCTGCGCCGAAAGTCCTCGTCCTCGAGTGAGGCTCAGATTGTGTCAAAAGAAAGTGTCGCCAAAAGCCCAGCCGTATTTGTGTCCAGCTCAAGCTCGAACGGTCCAGCACGGGAAAAATCGCCTGATTTGTTTACCGATACCGAAGATGAGCTGGATGAGACGGCAAAGAAAGACTCAATCGACGATACGATAACAAAGCTGCTTATGAAAAGTCCTGTTGATTTGGACAAAACAGTGTCTCAACCCGCCCCCAAATTCCCAAAGAATAACGTAAGCACGCCAATATCTAAGCTCATTCACGCACAACTGCAAACAACACCCGGAAGTTCAACCCAAGACGCCTCGTCCGATGACATGTTTGCCGATGTAACGGTACGAAAAGCTGCAGATCCCAACCGCACGGACGTGTTCGAAATAACCGACAACAACGCGTTTGGCAACCAAATTTTAGTACACACCGAACGAGCCTGCATGTCCCCGCTGCAGCAAGACTCGGAATCCGATGTTCAATTCGTAAGTGTGGTTCGCCAACCGGACGATCCGATCGAGATCGTAGATCTAGACACGGAAGTGAGCACACCGAAAAGTCAAACCGGAAGAAATGTGCATAAAACGCCATCGACGACCGGTTCGGGCGGAACTCCCCGTGGCTGGTTGACCAAGAGTAGCCGCCACTCATCGGACGGTGGTTCGCCGCGTACACCAACAAACTCAAAACGCTCAACCAAGTGCCGCCGAAGCGACCACGGCAGTGGAAGTGGCTTCAAGCGTAAGAAACTTGATAACTGGTTCCAAGACGATGACGATCGCGGTGCGGACGGCGAACGAGCTTCGACGAGCGTGAACAAACGAAAATCGGCTCCGGGAGGAAGCGGAGGTGGCAGTAGGAAGGTCTCGCCGCGGAAAAAGTGTTTCCAAGAGAGGGTTTTACACCGATTTAATCAAATTCTAGTGTCACCAACGGGGTTTGATAGTGACTTTGAATAA
- the LOC6032822 gene encoding uncharacterized protein LOC6032822 isoform X1 — MEGPNLDHSTAIPGSVVEKLAPHQLEGIRIIHRGLAQNNGFILNDESGLGKTHQVIGYLSAVSASSDKIAIICSSLQRIHHWIYHIELLTKLDFTVAGENIGLSDYAYHQIVLTTSENFHLLSKQVAIKLLVIDETKGTKFDTALLKAIANFTTAKKLFLQSNSLIDDLPDFSTRLKICRVQYFAEILQDLINQILLSKRSPKKAQKLKLFFLTRSVYIRRFKSNYKRDLPLVEKGTFKSNLEAWKLARGFQIEPEAVPTQRFAEFTMDTIEAKKPVLEPFDGGEHATEADEDASLNRALIGEEGNEDVDAVEAATLVHKESEPLFDFEASTEDMPHLVVESSDSESKVSTCTVPEMPQVLHFIPGSPSRSPATNFEVPETESSSQKTEQQTDSEGYLEFGQALGCCNSESEISADTVIGKADHQPSILEEKYNFPIDRFLRRKSSSSSEAQIVSKESVAKSPAVFVSSSSSNGPAREKSPDLFTDTEDELDETAKKDSIDDTITKLLMKSPVDLDKTVSQPAPKFPKNNVSTPISKLIHAQLQTTPGSSTQDASSDDMFADVTVRKAADPNRTDVFEITDNNAFGNQILVHTERACMSPLQQDSESDVQFVSVVRQPDDPIEIVDLDTEVSTPKSQTGRNVHKTPSTTGSGGTPRGWLTKSSRHSSDGGSPRTPTNSKRSTKCRRSDHGSGSGFKRKKLDNWFQDDDDRGADGERASTSVNKRKSAPGGSGGGSRKVSPRKKCFQERVLHRFNQILVSPTGFDSDFE, encoded by the exons ATGGAAGGACCCAACCTGGACCACTCGACTGCGATTCCGGGATCGGTAGTGGAGAAATTGGCGCCCCATCAGCTCGAAGGAATTCGGATTATTCACCGCGGACTGGCACAG AATAACGGGTTTATTCTGAACGATGAatcaggcctggggaaaacgcACCAGGTAATCGGGTATTTATCGGCCGTAAGTGCAAGCTCTGATAAGATTGCAATAATCTGCAGCAGTTTGCAGAGGATACATCACTGGATTTATCACATTGAACTGCTTACTAAATTGGACTTTACTGTTGCTGGAGAAAACATTGGTTTATCAGATTATGCATATCATCAGATAGTTCTTACAACGAGCGAAAATTTCCATCTTCTATCTAAGCAAGTTGCAATCAAATTGCTCGTAATTGATGAAACAAAAGGAACCAAATTTGACACCGCGTTGCTCAAAGCAATAGCAAATTTTACCacggcgaaaaagttgtttctCCAAAGCAATAGTTTGATAGACGATCTCCCAGATTTTTCAACAAGACTGAAGATTTGCCGTGTGCAGTATTTTGCGGAAATACTGCAAGATTTAATTAACCAGATACTTCTATCGAAGCGATCGCCCAAAAAGGCGCAAAAGTTGAAGCTTTTCTTCCTGACCAGAAGTGTCTACATCCGGCGTTTCAAGTCAAACTACAAGCGAGATCTTCCTTTGGTCGAAAAGGGCACGTTCAAGTCTAACCTTGAGGCTTGGAAACTTGCAAGAGGATTCCAAATTGAACCCGAAGCCGTACCAACTCAAAGATTTGCTGAGTTCACCATGGACACCATTGAAGCGAAGAAACCCGTCTTGGAACCATTCGACGGAGGAGAACACGCGACTGAAGCCGACGAAGATGCTAGCTTGAATCGAGCACTGATTGGAGAGGAAGGCAACGAAGATGTCGATGCCGTGGAAGCAGCCACATTGGTTCATAAAGAGAGCGAACCGCTTTTCGATTTTGAAGCAAGCACGGAGGATATGCCACACTTGGTAGTGGAAAGCTCGGATTCCGAGAGCAAAGTGTCCACATGCACCGTTCCTGAGATGCCACAAG TCTTGCACTTTATTCCAGGCTCTCCATCCAGATCTCCGGCCACAAACTTTGAAGTACCTGAAACGGAATCATCCTCACAGAAGACTGAACAACAAACGGACTCGGAAGGCTACCTCGAGTTCGGACAGGCCCTGGGTTGTTGCAACTCGGAATCGGAAATTTCCGCGGATACAGTCATTGGCAAAGCCGATCACCAGCCCTCGATTCTAGAGGAAAAGTACAACTTTCCGATCGATCGTTTTCTGCGCCGAAAGTCCTCGTCCTCGAGTGAGGCTCAGATTGTGTCAAAAGAAAGTGTCGCCAAAAGCCCAGCCGTATTTGTGTCCAGCTCAAGCTCGAACGGTCCAGCACGGGAAAAATCGCCTGATTTGTTTACCGATACCGAAGATGAGCTGGATGAGACGGCAAAGAAAGACTCAATCGACGATACGATAACAAAGCTGCTTATGAAAAGTCCTGTTGATTTGGACAAAACAGTGTCTCAACCCGCCCCCAAATTCCCAAAGAATAACGTAAGCACGCCAATATCTAAGCTCATTCACGCACAACTGCAAACAACACCCGGAAGTTCAACCCAAGACGCCTCGTCCGATGACATGTTTGCCGATGTAACGGTACGAAAAGCTGCAGATCCCAACCGCACGGACGTGTTCGAAATAACCGACAACAACGCGTTTGGCAACCAAATTTTAGTACACACCGAACGAGCCTGCATGTCCCCGCTGCAGCAAGACTCGGAATCCGATGTTCAATTCGTAAGTGTGGTTCGCCAACCGGACGATCCGATCGAGATCGTAGATCTAGACACGGAAGTGAGCACACCGAAAAGTCAAACCGGAAGAAATGTGCATAAAACGCCATCGACGACCGGTTCGGGCGGAACTCCCCGTGGCTGGTTGACCAAGAGTAGCCGCCACTCATCGGACGGTGGTTCGCCGCGTACACCAACAAACTCAAAACGCTCAACCAAGTGCCGCCGAAGCGACCACGGCAGTGGAAGTGGCTTCAAGCGTAAGAAACTTGATAACTGGTTCCAAGACGATGACGATCGCGGTGCGGACGGCGAACGAGCTTCGACGAGCGTGAACAAACGAAAATCGGCTCCGGGAGGAAGCGGAGGTGGCAGTAGGAAGGTCTCGCCGCGGAAAAAGTGTTTCCAAGAGAGGGTTTTACACCGATTTAATCAAATTCTAGTGTCACCAACGGGGTTTGATAGTGACTTTGAATAA
- the LOC6032822 gene encoding uncharacterized protein LOC6032822 isoform X3: MNQAWGKRTSSLQRIHHWIYHIELLTKLDFTVAGENIGLSDYAYHQIVLTTSENFHLLSKQVAIKLLVIDETKGTKFDTALLKAIANFTTAKKLFLQSNSLIDDLPDFSTRLKICRVQYFAEILQDLINQILLSKRSPKKAQKLKLFFLTRSVYIRRFKSNYKRDLPLVEKGTFKSNLEAWKLARGFQIEPEAVPTQRFAEFTMDTIEAKKPVLEPFDGGEHATEADEDASLNRALIGEEGNEDVDAVEAATLVHKESEPLFDFEASTEDMPHLVVESSDSESKVSTCTVPEMPQVLHFIPGSPSRSPATNFEVPETESSSQKTEQQTDSEGYLEFGQALGCCNSESEISADTVIGKADHQPSILEEKYNFPIDRFLRRKSSSSSEAQIVSKESVAKSPAVFVSSSSSNGPAREKSPDLFTDTEDELDETAKKDSIDDTITKLLMKSPVDLDKTVSQPAPKFPKNNVSTPISKLIHAQLQTTPGSSTQDASSDDMFADVTVRKAADPNRTDVFEITDNNAFGNQILVHTERACMSPLQQDSESDVQFVSVVRQPDDPIEIVDLDTEVSTPKSQTGRNVHKTPSTTGSGGTPRGWLTKSSRHSSDGGSPRTPTNSKRSTKCRRSDHGSGSGFKRKKLDNWFQDDDDRGADGERASTSVNKRKSAPGGSGGGSRKVSPRKKCFQERVLHRFNQILVSPTGFDSDFE, from the exons ATGAatcaggcctggggaaaacgcACCAG CAGTTTGCAGAGGATACATCACTGGATTTATCACATTGAACTGCTTACTAAATTGGACTTTACTGTTGCTGGAGAAAACATTGGTTTATCAGATTATGCATATCATCAGATAGTTCTTACAACGAGCGAAAATTTCCATCTTCTATCTAAGCAAGTTGCAATCAAATTGCTCGTAATTGATGAAACAAAAGGAACCAAATTTGACACCGCGTTGCTCAAAGCAATAGCAAATTTTACCacggcgaaaaagttgtttctCCAAAGCAATAGTTTGATAGACGATCTCCCAGATTTTTCAACAAGACTGAAGATTTGCCGTGTGCAGTATTTTGCGGAAATACTGCAAGATTTAATTAACCAGATACTTCTATCGAAGCGATCGCCCAAAAAGGCGCAAAAGTTGAAGCTTTTCTTCCTGACCAGAAGTGTCTACATCCGGCGTTTCAAGTCAAACTACAAGCGAGATCTTCCTTTGGTCGAAAAGGGCACGTTCAAGTCTAACCTTGAGGCTTGGAAACTTGCAAGAGGATTCCAAATTGAACCCGAAGCCGTACCAACTCAAAGATTTGCTGAGTTCACCATGGACACCATTGAAGCGAAGAAACCCGTCTTGGAACCATTCGACGGAGGAGAACACGCGACTGAAGCCGACGAAGATGCTAGCTTGAATCGAGCACTGATTGGAGAGGAAGGCAACGAAGATGTCGATGCCGTGGAAGCAGCCACATTGGTTCATAAAGAGAGCGAACCGCTTTTCGATTTTGAAGCAAGCACGGAGGATATGCCACACTTGGTAGTGGAAAGCTCGGATTCCGAGAGCAAAGTGTCCACATGCACCGTTCCTGAGATGCCACAAG TCTTGCACTTTATTCCAGGCTCTCCATCCAGATCTCCGGCCACAAACTTTGAAGTACCTGAAACGGAATCATCCTCACAGAAGACTGAACAACAAACGGACTCGGAAGGCTACCTCGAGTTCGGACAGGCCCTGGGTTGTTGCAACTCGGAATCGGAAATTTCCGCGGATACAGTCATTGGCAAAGCCGATCACCAGCCCTCGATTCTAGAGGAAAAGTACAACTTTCCGATCGATCGTTTTCTGCGCCGAAAGTCCTCGTCCTCGAGTGAGGCTCAGATTGTGTCAAAAGAAAGTGTCGCCAAAAGCCCAGCCGTATTTGTGTCCAGCTCAAGCTCGAACGGTCCAGCACGGGAAAAATCGCCTGATTTGTTTACCGATACCGAAGATGAGCTGGATGAGACGGCAAAGAAAGACTCAATCGACGATACGATAACAAAGCTGCTTATGAAAAGTCCTGTTGATTTGGACAAAACAGTGTCTCAACCCGCCCCCAAATTCCCAAAGAATAACGTAAGCACGCCAATATCTAAGCTCATTCACGCACAACTGCAAACAACACCCGGAAGTTCAACCCAAGACGCCTCGTCCGATGACATGTTTGCCGATGTAACGGTACGAAAAGCTGCAGATCCCAACCGCACGGACGTGTTCGAAATAACCGACAACAACGCGTTTGGCAACCAAATTTTAGTACACACCGAACGAGCCTGCATGTCCCCGCTGCAGCAAGACTCGGAATCCGATGTTCAATTCGTAAGTGTGGTTCGCCAACCGGACGATCCGATCGAGATCGTAGATCTAGACACGGAAGTGAGCACACCGAAAAGTCAAACCGGAAGAAATGTGCATAAAACGCCATCGACGACCGGTTCGGGCGGAACTCCCCGTGGCTGGTTGACCAAGAGTAGCCGCCACTCATCGGACGGTGGTTCGCCGCGTACACCAACAAACTCAAAACGCTCAACCAAGTGCCGCCGAAGCGACCACGGCAGTGGAAGTGGCTTCAAGCGTAAGAAACTTGATAACTGGTTCCAAGACGATGACGATCGCGGTGCGGACGGCGAACGAGCTTCGACGAGCGTGAACAAACGAAAATCGGCTCCGGGAGGAAGCGGAGGTGGCAGTAGGAAGGTCTCGCCGCGGAAAAAGTGTTTCCAAGAGAGGGTTTTACACCGATTTAATCAAATTCTAGTGTCACCAACGGGGTTTGATAGTGACTTTGAATAA
- the LOC6032821 gene encoding uncharacterized protein LOC6032821 has product MKAFIVFSMALAITASAAVEDSKKEKRGLWDLGSDHGSFDQESFKFPEYDFEHHHIEHKEPEVKYVTIEKKVPVYVEKKVPVHVDRPVPYPVEVKVPVIQKEYVEVPKPYAVHVEKEVPVVIHKPVYIEKAVPVTIKIKEHKKHSFWG; this is encoded by the exons ATGAAG GCGTTTATCGTGTTTTCTATGGCTCTGGCCATCACAGCCAGCGCAGCAGTCGAAGACTCCAAGAAGGAAAAACGTGGCCTGTGGGATCTGGGTTCGGACCATGGATCGTTCGATCAGGAATCCTTCAAATTCCCAGAGTACGACTTTGAACATCATCACATTGAGCACAAGGAGCCGGAAGTCAAGTATGTGACCATTGAGAAGAAGGTTCCAGTTTATGTGGAAAAAAAGGTTCCCGTTCACGTTGACCGACCAGTCCCGTACCCAGTTGAGGTGAAGGTCCCCGTTATCCAGAAGGAATACGTCGAAGTGCCAAAACCATACGCAGTTCATGTTGAGAAGGAAGTGCCTGTAGTCATCCACAAGCCAGTGTACATCGAAAAGGCTGTCCCTGTTACCATCAAGATCAAGGAGCACAAGAAGCACAGCTTCTGGGGCTAA